A single Agrococcus sp. ARC_14 DNA region contains:
- a CDS encoding ABC transporter substrate-binding protein, producing the protein MPLGVAGVAALALTGCVGDAPTDPSAAPGGTDAPAAGCEAYADYGTFEGAQVDTYGTILDVEQERLEESWLEFEDCTGIDIVYEGSGEFEAQINVRVQGGNPPDLAFFPQPGLLASVVETGSVLPAPESVAANAQEFWSEDWQNYGTVDGTLYGAPLMASIKGYVWYSPAVWAENGWEVPTTLDEVDALTATIAESDVMQPWCVGFGSGEATGWPGTDWIEDYVLRLHGPEVYDQWISHEIPFDDPMIVEAMDRVGDLIKNPDYVNGGFGDVTTIATQDFGQAGWPVTEGECAMHHQASFYEGLFPEGTTVAEDGDVWAFLLPGTEAGAPPVTGGGEFVGAFSDDEEVVAVQTYLSSAEWANSRVSIGGVISANTGLDPANASSPLLQTAVETLQDPETTFRFDGSDLMPGAVGSGTFWTALVDWVSGEETASVLGQVESSWP; encoded by the coding sequence ATGCCGCTGGGCGTCGCGGGCGTCGCAGCGCTCGCCCTCACGGGCTGTGTCGGCGACGCACCGACCGATCCCTCCGCCGCACCCGGAGGCACCGATGCCCCGGCTGCCGGCTGCGAGGCCTACGCCGACTACGGCACCTTCGAGGGCGCCCAGGTCGACACCTACGGCACCATCCTCGACGTCGAGCAGGAGCGGCTGGAGGAGTCGTGGCTCGAGTTCGAGGACTGCACCGGCATCGACATCGTCTACGAGGGCTCTGGCGAGTTCGAGGCCCAGATCAACGTGCGAGTGCAGGGCGGCAACCCGCCCGACCTCGCGTTCTTCCCGCAGCCGGGACTGCTCGCATCCGTCGTCGAGACGGGCAGCGTGCTGCCCGCGCCCGAGTCGGTGGCCGCGAACGCCCAGGAGTTCTGGAGCGAGGACTGGCAGAACTACGGCACCGTCGACGGCACGCTCTACGGTGCGCCGCTGATGGCGAGCATCAAGGGCTACGTCTGGTACTCGCCCGCGGTGTGGGCGGAGAACGGCTGGGAGGTGCCGACGACCCTCGACGAGGTCGACGCGCTGACCGCCACGATCGCAGAGTCCGACGTGATGCAGCCCTGGTGCGTGGGCTTCGGCTCCGGTGAGGCGACCGGCTGGCCCGGCACCGACTGGATCGAGGACTACGTGCTGCGCCTCCACGGTCCGGAGGTCTACGACCAGTGGATCTCGCACGAGATCCCGTTCGACGACCCGATGATCGTCGAGGCGATGGACCGCGTCGGTGACCTCATCAAGAACCCCGACTACGTCAACGGCGGCTTCGGTGACGTCACGACCATCGCGACGCAGGACTTCGGCCAGGCCGGCTGGCCTGTGACCGAGGGCGAGTGCGCGATGCACCACCAGGCGTCGTTCTACGAGGGTCTGTTCCCGGAGGGCACCACGGTCGCCGAGGACGGCGACGTGTGGGCCTTCCTGCTGCCCGGCACCGAGGCCGGGGCGCCTCCCGTCACCGGTGGCGGCGAGTTCGTCGGCGCGTTCAGCGACGACGAGGAGGTCGTGGCCGTGCAGACCTACCTGTCGAGCGCGGAGTGGGCCAACAGCCGCGTCTCGATCGGCGGCGTGATCTCGGCCAACACCGGCCTCGACCCGGCGAACGCCTCCAGCCCGCTGCTGCAGACGGCCGTCGAGACGCTGCAGGACCCGGAGACCACGTTCCGGTTCGACGGCTCCGACCTGATGCCGGGAGCCGTCGGCTCCGGCACGTTCTGGACGGCACTGGTCGACTGGGTGTCGGGGGAAGAGACCGCGAGCGTGCTCGGCCAGGTCGAGTCCAGCTGGCCGTAG
- a CDS encoding sugar ABC transporter permease encodes MVGVLGYLADHDEDSKPMLVFLVPAALLLTIGLVYPAVRTAILAFTDKTGTFNGVDNFIWMFTQPEALVTLGNTVVWVVLVPLLSTAIGLAYAVFIDKSRGERIYKMLVFMPMAISFVGAGIIWNFMYAYRGAEQEQIGLINQLLVLVGSEPQQILQNSPWNTLALIVVMIWIQTGFAMVVLSAAIKGVPTEQIEAASIDGASPWQRFTNVVVPGIRSSLVVVVTTISIATLKVFDIVRTMTAGNFNTSVVANEMYTQAFRSGEPGRGAALALILFLMVMPIVIYNVRVLNQQKGIR; translated from the coding sequence ATCGTCGGCGTGCTCGGCTACCTCGCCGACCACGACGAGGACTCCAAGCCGATGCTCGTCTTCCTCGTGCCGGCAGCCCTGCTGCTCACGATCGGGCTCGTCTACCCCGCCGTCCGCACCGCGATCCTGGCGTTCACCGACAAGACCGGCACGTTCAACGGCGTCGACAACTTCATCTGGATGTTCACGCAGCCGGAGGCGCTCGTCACCCTCGGCAACACGGTCGTGTGGGTCGTGCTCGTGCCGCTGCTCTCGACGGCGATCGGCCTCGCCTACGCCGTCTTCATCGACAAGAGTCGTGGCGAGCGCATCTACAAGATGCTCGTGTTCATGCCCATGGCGATCTCGTTCGTGGGCGCCGGCATCATCTGGAACTTCATGTACGCCTACCGGGGCGCAGAGCAGGAGCAGATCGGCCTGATCAACCAGCTGCTCGTGCTGGTCGGGAGCGAACCGCAGCAGATCCTGCAGAACAGCCCGTGGAACACACTCGCACTCATCGTCGTCATGATCTGGATCCAGACCGGCTTCGCGATGGTGGTGCTCTCGGCAGCGATCAAGGGCGTGCCGACCGAGCAGATCGAGGCAGCCTCCATCGACGGCGCGAGCCCGTGGCAGCGCTTCACCAACGTGGTCGTCCCCGGCATCCGCTCGTCGCTCGTGGTCGTCGTCACGACGATCTCGATCGCGACGCTCAAGGTGTTCGACATCGTGCGCACCATGACCGCGGGCAACTTCAACACATCCGTGGTCGCCAATGAGATGTACACGCAGGCGTTCCGCTCTGGCGAACCCGGCAGAGGCGCGGCGCTCGCGCTCATCCTCTTCCTGATGGTGATGCCGATCGTGATCTACAACGTGCGAGTGCTCAATCAGCAGAAGGGCATCCGATGA
- a CDS encoding carbohydrate ABC transporter permease: protein MGATKSDRVKRRLTSPWATIAALVIAVLWTIPTFGLLLSSFRPADQIATTGWWTFFSDPQLTLDNYTEVLFSGSSSSPQLGEYFVNSLVIAIPGTILPLVLAALAAYAFAWVKFKGSSTLFVVVFALQIVPLQMALIPLLQLFVTFLQPFQNALHEAVPFISDKQFLPVWIAHTIFALPLAIFLLHNFISEIPGEVIEAARVDGAGHGQIFFRIILPLAMPAIASFGIFQFLWVWNDLLVALVFSSGTPDTAPLTQRLAELAGSRGENWARLTAGAFVSLIVPLLVFFGLQRYFVRGLLAGSAKG from the coding sequence ATGGGCGCCACGAAGTCCGATCGGGTCAAGCGCCGCTTGACGAGCCCCTGGGCGACCATCGCGGCGCTCGTCATCGCGGTGCTCTGGACGATCCCGACCTTCGGGCTGCTGCTGTCGTCCTTCCGGCCCGCCGATCAGATCGCGACAACGGGCTGGTGGACCTTCTTCTCCGACCCGCAGCTCACGCTCGACAACTACACGGAGGTGCTCTTCTCGGGCTCCTCGTCGTCGCCGCAGCTGGGCGAGTACTTCGTGAACTCCCTCGTGATCGCCATCCCCGGCACGATCCTGCCGCTGGTGCTGGCGGCGCTGGCCGCCTACGCCTTCGCATGGGTGAAGTTCAAGGGCTCATCGACGCTGTTCGTGGTGGTGTTCGCGCTGCAGATCGTGCCGCTGCAGATGGCGCTCATCCCGCTGCTGCAGCTGTTCGTGACCTTCCTGCAGCCGTTCCAGAACGCGCTGCACGAGGCCGTGCCGTTCATCAGCGACAAGCAGTTCCTGCCGGTGTGGATCGCGCACACGATCTTCGCGCTGCCGCTGGCGATCTTCCTGCTGCACAACTTCATCTCGGAGATCCCGGGCGAGGTGATCGAGGCCGCACGCGTGGACGGTGCCGGCCACGGCCAGATCTTCTTCCGCATCATCCTGCCGCTGGCGATGCCGGCGATCGCGTCGTTCGGCATCTTCCAGTTCCTCTGGGTCTGGAACGACCTGCTCGTGGCGCTGGTGTTCTCCTCCGGCACACCAGATACCGCGCCGCTCACGCAGCGGCTGGCAGAGCTCGCGGGATCGCGAGGCGAGAACTGGGCGAGGCTCACCGCCGGGGCGTTCGTGTCGCTGATCGTGCCGCTGCTGGTGTTCTTCGGGCTGCAGCGCTACTTCGTGCGAGGGCTGCTGGCAGGCTCGGCGAAGGGTTGA
- a CDS encoding DUF4352 domain-containing protein: MRRVLAWVLGIALMAVAGVVGAVSLDDTQTQAPFAVEATIGERAAGRDIAVTVTDVRVADEVVDDRGWRASGTWLVVDLEAEAVRSERASLLSLAELDLGDRRISASERPESLLDVGLAVGVPQRGALAFELPEGALAGPATLRLGRSSDPRVDSLVELRIDLTSLEHVDELELQESGWVG; the protein is encoded by the coding sequence GTGAGGCGCGTGCTCGCCTGGGTGCTCGGCATCGCGCTCATGGCCGTCGCGGGCGTCGTCGGCGCGGTCTCGCTCGATGACACGCAGACGCAGGCGCCGTTCGCGGTCGAGGCGACGATCGGCGAGCGCGCGGCAGGCCGAGACATCGCCGTCACGGTCACGGACGTGCGCGTCGCGGACGAGGTGGTCGACGACCGCGGCTGGCGTGCCAGCGGCACCTGGCTCGTGGTCGACCTCGAGGCGGAGGCGGTGCGCTCGGAGCGCGCGTCGCTGCTCTCGCTGGCCGAGCTCGACCTGGGCGACCGTCGGATCTCGGCGAGCGAGCGACCGGAGTCCTTGCTCGACGTGGGCCTCGCCGTCGGCGTGCCACAGCGCGGCGCGCTCGCGTTCGAGCTGCCGGAGGGTGCGCTGGCGGGCCCTGCGACCCTGCGACTCGGCCGGTCGTCGGACCCGCGTGTCGACTCGCTCGTCGAGCTGCGCATCGACCTCACCTCGCTCGAGCATGTCGACGAGCTCGAGCTGCAGGAGTCGGGATGGGTCGGATGA